From Carya illinoinensis cultivar Pawnee chromosome 5, C.illinoinensisPawnee_v1, whole genome shotgun sequence, one genomic window encodes:
- the LOC122311076 gene encoding probable N-succinyldiaminopimelate aminotransferase DapC codes for MQVQCTWTLPQMRFRHSTSSVLSLSKHLSESFGVRIGSGRGRSCGYPSFVPTMSTVSTEKDTVSTLSDSIQKTPRPLQVAKRLEKFKTTIFTQMSNLAIKHGAINLGQGFPNFDGPEFVKEAAIQAIKDGKNQYARGYGVQELNNAIAERFKKDTGLAVDPEKEVTVTSGCTEAIAATILGLINPGDEVILFAPFYDSYEATLSMAGANVKCVTLRPPNFAVPINELKSAISKNTRAVLINTPHNPTGKMFTREEMNAIASICIENDVLVFTDEVYDKLAFEMDHISMASLPGMFERTVTMNSLGKTFSLTGWKIGWAIAPPHLTWGVRQAHAFLTFATSTPMQWATSVALRAPDSYYEELKRDYMKKKAILVEGLEAVGFKVFPSSGTYFVVVDHTPFGLENDIAFCEYLIEKVGVVAIPTSVFYLNPEDGKNLVRFTFCKDEETLKAAVKRMKEKLMRK; via the exons ATGCAGGTCCAATGCACCTGGACATTGCCTCAAATGCGCTTCAGGCACTCGACATCGTCGGTGCTTTCCTTATCTAAGCATTTGAGTGAGAGCTTCGGTGTTAGAATTGGAAGCGGAAGAGGAAGGAGCTGTGGTTACCCATCTTTCGTGCCCACCATGTCCACCGTTTCGACTGAGAAAGACACTGTTTCTACTCTTAGCGATTCGATCCAGAAGACCCCTCGGCCCTTGCAG GTTGCGAAGCGCTTGGAGAAGTTCAAAACAACAATTTTCACTCAAATGAGTAATCTTGCCATCAAGCATGGGGCAATAAACCTTGGTCAAGGCTTTCCCAACTTTGATGGCCCTGAGTTTGTAAAGGAAGCAGCAATTCAAGCCATCAAGGATGGAAAAAACCAATATGCTCGTGGATATGGGGTCCAAGAATTAAACAATGCCATTGCTGAACGGTTCAAGAAAGATACTGGACTTGCAGTTGACCCTGAGAAGGAAGTTACAGTTACCTCTGGGTGCACAGAGGCGATTGCTGCTACTATCCTAGGGTTGATAAATCCCGGTGATGAGGTGATCCTCTTTGCTCCTTTTTATGATTCATATGAAGCTACTCTCTCCATGGCTGGTGCCAATGTCAAGTGTGTAACATTGCGCCCTCCAAATTTTGCTGTCCCCATCAATGAGCTGAAGTCCGCTATCTCGAAGAATACACGTGCAGTACTTATAAATACTCCACATAACCCAACTGGAAAGATGTTCACCCGAGAAGAAATGAATGCGATTGCATCTATCTGCATTGAAAATGATGTTTTGGTTTTCACTGATGAAGTTTATGATAAGTTGGCTTTTGAAATGGATCACATTTCCATGGCATCTCTTCCTGGAATGTTTGAGCGTACAGTCACCATGAATTCCTTGGGGAAGACATTCTCCTTGACAGGATGGAAAATTGGATGGGCAATAGCTCCCCCGCATTTGACATGGGGAGTGCGGCAGGCACATGCTTTCCTCACTTTTGCTACTTCCACTCCAATGCAGTGGGCAACATCAGTAGCACTTAGAGCCCCAGACTCTTACTATGAGGAGCTCAAGAGAGACTACATGAAAAAGAAAGCAATTTTAGTGGAGGGATTGGAGGCTGTCGGTTTCAAGGTATTTCCATCAAGTGGGACCTACTTTGTGGTTGTAGATCATACCCCTTTTGGGCTGGAAAATGATATTGCTTTTTGCGAGTATCTGATAGAGAAAGTTGGGGTTGTAGCAATTCCGACTAGCGTATTTTACTTGAACCCTGAAGATGGAAAAAATCTAGTGCGATTTACGTTCTGCAAGGACGAGGAAACTCTGAAGGCTGCAGTTAAGAGGATGAAGGAGAAGTTGATGAGAAAGTGA
- the LOC122312003 gene encoding protein NODULATION SIGNALING PATHWAY 2 has protein sequence MSLVSSAIAMAMAMEDTLEFDCSVYSNNTTTTTSPNEHDYGCNRRNWPPIDNWEALAGHDEFKDLIESMMDDEGLNFNLFPSEVDVVEGGSSNSESANMMAVDDETNNDDCKGLRLVHLLIAAAEALTGVSKSRDLARVILFRLKELVSPTDGTNMERLAAYFTEALQCLLEGTGGVHPKNLIGNRPQRDEQHHQAEVLAAFQLLQEMSPYVKFGHFTANQAILEAVSHDRRVHIVDYDIMEGIQWASLMQALVSRKDGPPAPHLRITAISRGGSGSGRQSIGTVQKTGRRLISFAASIGQPFSFHQCRLDSDETFRPSALKLVRGEALVINCMLHLPHFNHRSPDSVASFLSGAKTLTPRIVTMVEEEVGPIGEGGFVGRFLDTLHHYSALYDSLEAGFPMHSRTRALVERVFLGPRISGSLARIYRARGDDGSNSGGSSGEWLATSGLRAVPISFANHCQAKLLLGLFNDGYRVEELANNKITLGWKSRRLLSASVWTPSDSDLYI, from the coding sequence ATGAGCTTGGTCAGCTCAGCAATAGCTATGGCTATGGCCATGGAAGACACCCTTGAATTCGACTGTTCAGTTTATAGCAACAACACAACAACAACCACCAGCCCTAATGAACATGACTATGGTTGTAACCGGCGAAACTGGCCTCCTATTGATAATTGGGAGGCTCTTGCAGGGCACGACGAATTCAAGGACCTCATCGAATCGATGATGGACGATGAAGGATTGAATTTTAACCTGTTTCCGAGCGAGGTTGACGTTGTCGAAGGAGGTTCGTCCAACTCTGAATCTGCGAACATGATGGCCGTGGATGATGAAACTAACAACGACGATTGCAAGGGTCTAAGACTAGTCCACCTCCTGATTGCGGCGGCGGAGGCTCTGACCGGCGTTAGCAAAAGCCGGGATCTGGCCCGGGTGATATTGTTTCGGCTCAAGGAGTTGGTCTCTCCCACAGATGGAACCAACATGGAAAGATTAGCGGCGTATTTCACAGAGGCCCTACAGTGCTTGCTCGAAGGCACCGGCGGTGTCCATCCCAAGAACCTGATCGGCAATAGACCACAGCGCGATGAACAGCACCATCAGGCGGAAGTCCTCGCCGCGTTCCAGCTGCTGCAGGAAATGTCACCCTACGTTAAGTTCGGCCACTTCACGGCTAACCAAGCCATTCTTGAGGCGGTGTCCCACGACAGGCGGGTACACATCGTCGACTACGACATCATGGAAGGAATCCAATGGGCCTCTCTCATGCAAGCATTGGTTTCCAGGAAGGACGGGCCCCCCGCCCCACACCTCAGGATCACTGCGATTTCCAGGGGTGGGTCCGGCAGCGGTCGACAATCGATCGGGACCGTCCAGAAGACCGGTCGCCGTTTGATCTCCTTCGCGGCGTCGATCGGTCAACCTTTCTCGTTTCACCAGTGTAGGCTGGACTCGGACGAGACGTTCCGACCGTCCGCTCTGAAGTTAGTGAGAGGCGAGGCCCTGGTAATCAACTGCATGCTGCACCTCCCCCACTTCAACCACCGGTCACCGGACTCCGTTGCTTCGTTTTTATCAGGAGCCAAGACTCTCACCCCGAGGATAGTGACGATGGTGGAAGAGGAGGTAGGACCCATTGGGGAAGGAGGATTCGTGGGCAGGTTTTTGGACACTCTCCACCACTACTCCGCCTTGTACGACTCTCTCGAGGCCGGTTTCCCCATGCATAGTCGGACCCGAGCTTTGGTGGAGCGAGTCTTCTTGGGGCCCCGCATTTCCGGGTCATTAGCTCGGATCTACCGTGCTCGAGGGGACGACGGCAGTAATTCGGGTGGCTCTTCGGGGGAGTGGTTGGCCACGAGTGGACTCAGAGCTGTACCCATAAGCTTTGCCAATCACTGTCAAGCCAAGCTTCTGCTGGGACTCTTCAACGACGGCTATAGGGTGGAGGAATTAGCAAATAATAAAATCACTTTAGGGTGGAAATCTCGGCGTTTGCTGTCAGCCTCTGTCTGGACACCTTCGGACTCTGActtgtatatttaa